The window GCTATCAAACTGCTCGAACAAGGGTTCGACGTAACTGCTGCGATGTCAATTGCTGACGAAATAACCACACGGTTGTGGCATCCGGGAACGCGCTCTTCAATCCCTAGATGGAGAAAGCGCATGAACGATAGGCGGTCGTTGATTTGGTACTCTAAGGATTCGTCGCTGATGTTGTACAACTGCTGCAATATCAACATCTTGAACAGCAGCAAGACATCGGTGGGTTTGCGTCCGGCGTTGCTTTTGCGAGGTTTGTCGTGAATTTGCTCCAGGATGGGGCGAAACTCTTGCCAAGGGATAATGCTGTCTAGACGAATCAGGATGTCTTGTTTCTGGGCTAGGATTTCATAACGCTGCTCTAGATCCCAAAGGCTTTGTTGTCCCATAGCTGTGAATGGATGACTAGTCTAATGCTCAATGATCTCATTGTTTCCTTGATGTGAGACAGCTTTGACTGAATTTTTCGAGGTGCCCTTAATTCTTCTCTAGCTGCTCCTTTGCCTCAAAAGATCGGCACTTGCACTCAGAGCTTTGTGAAAGAAATTTCCTATCGTCTTTCAGCTCCCGACTCTAACGGAGTTTATATTCCAGTTTCCGGATCAGGCAGTGCCATCTCATTTACAAATGGGGGATATCAAGTCAGTTATGACGATGTACCAGCCATTCATGCAAGCCGCGAAGGTGACCCAGTGAGAGTTTGTCTGACGTTTATTCCTGACTGTTCACGCGCTCCAGCAGGAGACAAAAGGGGGCGTATCTATCTAACGACTAATCTCCGAACTGGTAGTAGTTGGCAACTACCGGATAGCGAGCACAGATGTGGCGGAGCCTAGACTATGCCTTAAAGCCAAAGCGATTGGGGGTTTAGATTTGAAAGTTTTTTGGTAAGGGGCGCGGCTTTGTTTTATCCGCTGGTGGTGTAATTTCACCAGTTCCCAGAGCATTACCCTTGAATTAAGCCAAACAGTTAGCCCAACGGTTAGGTTGACACCTAGGGGATTGGGGACTAGCAATCGGTACATCTGCACCCCAAAGCACCATGTACCTGAACCCCCATCAACCCAACACCCACCGTCGACGAGGACAGCATTCGAGAGATCGCATCCTTGAGGCCCTGCAACACCATAGTGACCAGAGCCGCGAAGACCTGATGCGCCAAGCCAACCTCACCTATGACCAGGTGCGCGACCAGACCCGCAATCTCTGCATTGATGGCCGATCCATTCCCGGATTGGTCAAAACGGCGAACAGCGGTATTCCCTACGCAGCACTTCAGCAATATTCAGCCTCTCCCTTGCAATTTTGTGCAGTTGGGCATTAGCAATGCAGCCAGTGAGTTCTGGCAGCAGCGATGGCAAAAAAATGGCAAGAAATTACCCTGGGGGAGATCTGGCAGTCCGGTACAGTTAAATTCCGGCAGATGCGCCGCCACCTCAAAGCCTACAGCCCAGTTAAATTAGACCTGCAAGCCGCCCAACGGCTCTGGGGAGTAGTCGCCCCAGCAATCATGGCACCCCTGCTCTATGTACTGGAAGGGTGGAAAACCGAGAAATTATTGTCGCCATTACCAGAAGTGGAACCAGAAGCAGTTGCTCTGGTCGAGCAACCCAAACATAAACCCTGGTACAAGCGAACAGAACTAGTCGAACAGGTGTTGAAACAAGCCTGGGAATTGGGCTACCGCACCTATAGCCAACTGATGGCACAGGTAAAGCAGTTAACGGGTAAAGGATGCAGTAAAAGAGCGATCGCCCGATTTGTCAAAGAGCGCAAAGCATCAATAATTGGCAGTGAGGTGTAGTTGGCCTATCTGGAGCGACACGTCAGAACCCTGAGCAATGGGCTGAAGCGGGTCTATCAGTATGCAGTTGACCCGAACGGAGAGCGGCATTCCCTGGGGAGTACCGATTACCCCATCACTTCAAAAGTCCTCTATCGCCGCCCGACCCAAAAACGCATCGTCGCCACTAGCGGTTAGAGCGAGACAAACATGAGCGCGATCGCAGTTTTCAACTCGCCCAGCTCCAGCTGCGGATGCAGGAGTTAGACAGTCAACTTGTGGCGTTGTCCGCCGTCAGGAGTCCCTATGCCGGAACCATCAAGAAGGTTAAGTGGTTGGAACAAGCTGATCAAAACCTTCGGGTGGAGCTTACTTTGGATCTGTCTGGCAAGTCCAGCCCTCAGTCTGCCCCGGCAGCTCCCACCGAAACCTCCAAGCCCTGATGTAGAAGAGACTCCAGACTCACCCCCAGAACCAGCTGACCCGGAGACGATGCAGACAGATCCTAACCCGTTAAATCCGGCGGGTGATTCTCTGGATCAACTGATTAAACTGCGGTTCAATGATGATGCTTGGCAGGCGATGTTAGGGGAGCTGCCCTGTCTAACGGCTTCCGAGCCTTGCATTCGCCAGCTTCAAGGGTTGGCGGTGCAGAACTCCACGACCCTGAAGGAGATCGACCAACGCCTAGAAGCTATCAATGAAAAAATCGACCAGGCCAGGAAAAATAATCAGGCTACGGTGCGTCTGGGGGTGTTTGAACCGTTGGTGCAACGGTATTTAAGCCTGGAGAATGTGACGACGATTGATAACCAGGGGCGAACAACGACGCAGCAACGGGGGTTTCTGGATCGGCTGGCGAGTTTGTTTATTCAGCCGTTGACTTCCATCAATGAAATTTTGTCACTAGTGGGACTGCCACTTTTTAGAAATCAGATTGGTGGTGACCCAGCGGCGCAGCAACGCAGCATTGCGATCGCTGACCTTCAGGTGAAGGTGGCGGAAATCATCAAAGGTCGGGCAGAGATTGCCGACAAAATTCGGGAGCAGGTGATTTTGACGGTGTTGGACTTTGACCAGACCCGGCGGGAGTTTCAGATCTCCCAGGAGGTGGCAAAGCGGGAGACGCTCAGAACTCGGTTGATTGAGGTGGATTACCGTTTTGGACAGGGGGACACGGTAAGTTACCTGGGGAATCTCTCTGCATTGGATCGGCAGAAAGCCCAGGCGTTTCGGGAGTGGGCGCGGCTGCGAAGTCAGTTGGCACGGATCAAAATTTTGGTGTTGGGGGTGGAGGAATAGATCTATTACTGAAACTCAACTGGGCCAGCATTGAAGTTTGGATAGCCAGGGAATTGTGGCGGCACATACAACACCCCGTTATTACAGAGGGGTGCAGGGACTCTGGCACCACCCAACCCAGAGCCATAGAACAAACTGACCCCCGCTGCATTAAAAAAGCTCACCGTTTGGGTTTGAGGATAGCCCGCCACCGAGACATAGACCACCCCGCAGGCATTGGCCTTCAGCTGCTTCCGCAACGACAAATCGTGATAAGCCACCGTCACACTGCTGTAGGGAACCTGATTAGCCACATAGACCGTGGGCGACTCACCGGAACGAAACAGAACTGCGGGCGGTGTGCCCTGGAGCTGCCCATTTTTGCAACTAATCTGCCCAACGGGTAGCACCCCAACAGCCGTCGTCGTTCCTCCAACGGTTATTGTGGAGCTATAGGTCAGCGGCCATGCAGCGCTATTGGTAACGGCTGCATAGCCGCAAGCATTGACACTCAGCTTCCGTTGCCGGGGTACACCCTGGAACACCACCTCAATCACCTGGTAAGGCTCCAGACCCGTCAGACCAAGTTTCTCTGCCGGGGTAAAGAACGCAAATGGAGAGGCCAGGGCAGACTCACAACCCAACAGCAATAGGGTTGCCGCTGAGAGGATGTAGATTAACCGCTGCAATAACTGATAAGTCATAAAGCACCTACAAAAAAGCCCCCGTGTAGGGGCTGATACCTGAATGAAGCGTGGTCGAAATTAATCCCAACCCGTGGGGTAATAGGCAATGCCTTTGCTGCAAATCGGCGCAACCTTTGCGGTCAAACTTGATGGGTTGCTGATGGTAACCACCGTGGTGGGGCTTTCAGAAGCCGTCTTGAGGACAATGCTGCTGGTACCAATGGGGTAAGCATCCGTTGGCTTGATTACCAACATGCCGCAGGCACTGGCCTTTAAACTCCGTCCTGAGGGCAGATTTGGGTAGGTGACTTCGACGCTGCCGTAGGGAGTTAAGGAACCCACAAAGATATCCCCCTCACTGTTTTTACTCACCGTTGCCACAGGAGAAGTCGTCAGCTGCCCATCTTTGCAAACTGGAGACGGGCCAGAGGGTAGACTTGCCACGGTGTGAGTGGTTCCAGCAATCTTGATCGTCGCTCCCATGGGGTAGCTATCGGAATCTGAGATCTTGGCAATCCCACAAGGAGAGGCTGAAATCGATCTCGAGCGGGGAACGCCAGCAAATTCAGCTCGATAGGAGCCATATTCAGACAGACCAACGATGCCCACGGCACCATCGGCGGTTTTGAAGGTGACGATCTCGGCCTGGGCGGGTAACAGGGGAGAGGTAACGGCGGCGATCGCTATTGCAGAAGCTGCCAGTTGGTGTTTAAGGTTCATAGATTCCTCATGCATGAGTGAATAGCCCCGGAATCTATACACCAACCTCTAGACTGGTCAAGATGAAGCAAGTGATTTCTCTGCTAGCCCTTGGCATCGTTGCTGCTACTGGCTGTTTTGCCTGCAAGGTGATTGCTAACCCCCAGAACATTACTGCTGCCAGTGGTGATCTCTGGCAGGTTGTTCCTAAGCGGGTTCATGATGGCGACACTTTCCGGGTCAGCCGCAATGGGGAGGAACTCAAAATTAGGAGTTGTGGCATTGATGCGCCAGAACTGAAGCAACCCTTGGGTGAGGCCAGTCGAGATTATTTGCGATCGCTGCTCAACAAGGCAGGGAATCAGGTGCGGTTAAAGATTGTCGATCGCGATCGCTATGGTCGGCAGGTCGCTGAGGTCTTTACTCCCGATGGCAATCTGATTCAGGAACAACAGGCCAGGGCAGGCATGGTCTATGTTTACCAGAAATATATTCATAATTGCCCAGAGGCTCAGGCAATTATCAAAGCCGAGGCGGCTGCCCGTCAGCAACGTTTGGGGGTGTGGGCAAAACCAAATGCCATCCCACCGTGGGAGTGGCGTAGAACTCATCAATAAACAGTTGTGTTTCTGCCGGATTGGGTCTTATGAATGCCCCCAATGAATTTGGGCATGGATGTGAGAACCAAAGGCTTTACCCTGGTTGAAATTCTGATTACACTCACGGTTCTGGGGGTGCTGGCTGCCATTGTCGCCCCAAACTTGCTTGGACTTTTAAACAGACAACGGATGAATGCCGTGCGAGGGGAAATCTTACTGGCGTTGGAGCAAGCGCAGTCAAATGCCAAAACAACGGGGTCAGATCAAGTGGTGAGGTTTGACACCACCGCTGACCCTCCCCGATACAGCATCGGCACAAGCTGGAGAAACTTTAATGGCATTAGTGCGGGTCAGATCCGGTTGGTCACCACTGCCCCATCGATCCAATTCAATCACCAGGGCTTACCTGATCAGGAGGTGATTCCCTTCATCGCCACAGTGTCTCTGGTGAATTTTCCTAACTCCAAAAAGTGTGTGATGGTCAAGACTTTGTTGGGGGCGATGGGAACTTACGAAGATAGCCAGTGTGACTAAAAATTCATCGCTGAGTAGGAGAAAACTTAAACAGCATCATCTGGGAGAGGAGGGTCAATTTTCAAGCCCTTTCGACTGCTCTTGAGGTTTTTCCACAACGCTTTGATTTGCTCGAATGCTTCTTGAGATGAAACCTTACCGCCTGTCTCCAGGGCACAAATCAAACCTACCTTGTTCGCAAATTCCTGTAGATTGGCGTTGAAAACCAGATTCTGGGGGGAAAACTCACCGTAATATCGACTGCGGGGATTAAGAAAATCATCCTTATCAGGTGGCTTATCCTCAGACA of the Neosynechococcus sphagnicola sy1 genome contains:
- a CDS encoding transposase — translated: MGQQSLWDLEQRYEILAQKQDILIRLDSIIPWQEFRPILEQIHDKPRKSNAGRKPTDVLLLFKMLILQQLYNISDESLEYQINDRLSFMRFLHLGIEERVPGCHNRVVISSAIDIAAVTSNPCSSSLIA
- a CDS encoding thermonuclease family protein translates to MKQVISLLALGIVAATGCFACKVIANPQNITAASGDLWQVVPKRVHDGDTFRVSRNGEELKIRSCGIDAPELKQPLGEASRDYLRSLLNKAGNQVRLKIVDRDRYGRQVAEVFTPDGNLIQEQQARAGMVYVYQKYIHNCPEAQAIIKAEAAARQQRLGVWAKPNAIPPWEWRRTHQ
- a CDS encoding pilus assembly FimT family protein, yielding MPPMNLGMDVRTKGFTLVEILITLTVLGVLAAIVAPNLLGLLNRQRMNAVRGEILLALEQAQSNAKTTGSDQVVRFDTTADPPRYSIGTSWRNFNGISAGQIRLVTTAPSIQFNHQGLPDQEVIPFIATVSLVNFPNSKKCVMVKTLLGAMGTYEDSQCD
- a CDS encoding DUF7219 family protein, which codes for MSEDKPPDKDDFLNPRSRYYGEFSPQNLVFNANLQEFANKVGLICALETGGKVSSQEAFEQIKALWKNLKSSRKGLKIDPPLPDDAV